A region of Anolis carolinensis isolate JA03-04 unplaced genomic scaffold, rAnoCar3.1.pri scaffold_7, whole genome shotgun sequence DNA encodes the following proteins:
- the atp5f1d gene encoding ATP synthase subunit delta, mitochondrial — MLVPSGRRLLRLRGLLALAARPYAEAAAAASSPQMAFTFASPSQVFYNAAHVKQVDVPTLSGAFGILAAHVPTLQVLRPGVVTVFAEDGASTKYFVSSGSVTVNADSSVQLLAEEVALLDQLDLAAAKSNLEKALSEMAAASDESAKAEAQIRVEANEALVKALE; from the exons ATGCTGGTCCCGTCCGGGcgccgcctcctccgcctccgcGGCCTCCTCGCCCTCGCCGCCCGGCCCTACGCCGAGGCCGCCGCCGCCGCGTCCTCGCCGCAGATGGCCTTCACCTTCGCCTCGCCCTCGCAG GTCTTCTATAACGCGGCCCACGTGAAGCAGGTGGACGTCCCCACGCTCAGCGGGGCCTTCGGCATCCTGGCCGCCCACGTCCCGACCCTGCAAGTCCTGCGGCCCGGCGTGGTTACCGTCTTTGCCGAGGACGGGGCCTCCACAAAGTACTTTG TCAGCAGCGGCTCCGTCACGGTGAACGCGGACTCCTCCGTCCAGCTCCTCGCAGAGGAAGTCGCGCTCTTGGATCAGCTCGATCTGGCG GCAGCCAAGTCCAACCTGGAGAAGGCCTTGTCGGAGATGGCCGCCGCTTCTGACGAATCCGCCAAGGCAGAGGCCCAGATCCGCGTGGAGGCCAACGAAGCCCTGGTGAAGGCGCTGGAGTGA